The Sphingobacteriaceae bacterium genome has a segment encoding these proteins:
- a CDS encoding DUF1801 domain-containing protein, whose protein sequence is MKANGKTVHEILINVPADRAEAFNQLHEVILKNLPKGFEAGISYGGLGYVVPHTIYPAGYHCKPSEPLPFAGIASQKNSINFYHMGIYTDPKLLKWFVSEFPKHSKQKLDMGKSCIRFKKFDDIPFKLIGELMKKMSTKDWIAKYEAAFNPKTKVKK, encoded by the coding sequence ATGAAAGCAAACGGAAAAACTGTACATGAAATTTTAATTAATGTGCCGGCCGACAGAGCCGAAGCCTTTAATCAACTGCACGAAGTCATACTTAAAAATTTACCCAAAGGATTTGAGGCCGGCATTAGTTATGGCGGTTTAGGATATGTTGTTCCGCACACTATTTATCCCGCGGGATATCATTGTAAACCCAGCGAACCCCTACCCTTTGCCGGAATAGCTTCGCAAAAAAATTCCATTAATTTTTATCACATGGGCATTTACACCGATCCTAAATTATTAAAATGGTTTGTGAGTGAATTTCCAAAACACAGTAAACAAAAATTGGATATGGGTAAAAGCTGTATACGTTTTAAAAAATTTGACGACATCCCTTTTAAACTCATTGGAGAACTCATGAAAAAAATGAGTACCAAAGACTGGATTGCCAAATACGAGGCGGCATTTAATCCCAAAACCAAAGTTAAAAAGTAG
- a CDS encoding STAS/SEC14 domain-containing protein yields the protein MKRETSNSILEYADHILYVRIKEGAELTIESMKEQYEAQYELVKNDKYSVLIDGKNNVIVPIEARAFMAEHNPPNRKATAIVSNKNLATLILANFYIKVNKPKVSTKLFQDELKAKHWLKQKLQKALK from the coding sequence ATGAAAAGAGAAACGTCCAATTCAATTTTAGAATATGCTGATCATATTTTATATGTGAGAATAAAAGAAGGGGCCGAGCTCACCATTGAATCAATGAAAGAGCAATATGAAGCGCAGTACGAATTGGTGAAAAACGATAAATATTCTGTACTCATTGATGGAAAAAATAATGTTATTGTTCCTATTGAAGCAAGAGCATTTATGGCAGAACACAATCCACCAAACAGAAAAGCCACTGCCATTGTAAGCAATAAAAATTTGGCTACTTTAATACTTGCGAATTTCTACATTAAAGTAAATAAACCTAAAGTTTCCACTAAATTATTTCAAGATGAGCTAAAGGCCAAACATTGGCTTAAACAAAAATTACAGAAAGCCTTAAAGTAA